A genomic stretch from Neomonachus schauinslandi chromosome 14, ASM220157v2, whole genome shotgun sequence includes:
- the PATZ1 gene encoding POZ-, AT hook-, and zinc finger-containing protein 1 isoform X3 yields the protein MERVNDASCGPSGCYTYQVSRHSTEMLHNLNQQRKNGGRFCDVLLRVGDESFPAHRAVLAACSEYFESVFSAQLGDGGAADGGPADVGGAAAAPGGGAGGSRELEMHTISSKVFGDILDFAYTSRIVVRLESFPELMTAAKFLLMRSVIEICQEVIKQSNVQILVPPARADIMLFRPPGTSDLGFPLDMTNGAALAANSNGIAGSMQPEEEAARAAGAAIASQASLPVLPGVDRLPMVAGPLSPQLLTSPFPNVASSAPPLTGKRGRGRPRKANLLDSMFGSPGGLREAGILPCGLCGKVFTDANRLRQHEAQHGVTSLQLGYIDLPPPRLGENGLPISEDPDGPRKRSRTRKQVACEICGKIFRDVYHLNRHKLSHSGEKPYSCPVCGLRFKRKDRMSYHVRSHDGSVGKPYICQSCGKGFSRPDHLNGHIKQVHTSERPHKCQTCNASFATRDRLRSHLACHEDKVPCQVCGKYLRAAYMADHLKKHSEGPSNFCSICNRGLQAPGAHPEWGSSVPLRQDLWQQRRPEMLTSGSD from the exons aTGGAGCGGGTGAACGACGCTTCCTGCGGCCCATCGGGCTGCTACACCTACCAGGTGAGCAGGCACAGCACGGAGATGCTGCACAACCTCAACCAGCAGCGCAAAAACGGCGGGCGCTTCTGCGACGTGCTCCTGCGGGTGGGCGACGAGAGCTTCCCAGCGCACCGCGCCGTGCTGGCCGCCTGCAGCGAGTACTTTGAGTCGGTGTTCAGCGCCCAGTTGGGCGACGGCGGAGCTGCAGACGGGGGTCCCGCTGACGTGGGGGGCGCAGCGGCGGCCCCAGGcggcggggctgggggcagccGGGAACTGGAGATGCACACCATCAGCTCCAAGGTGTTCGGGGACATCCTGGACTTCGCTTACACTTCCCGCATCGTGGTTCGCCTGGAGAGCTTCCCCGAGCTCATGACGGCTGCCAAGTTCCTACTGATGAGGTCGGTCATTGAGATCTGCCAGGAAGTCATCAAACAGTCTAATGTGCAGATCCTGGTGCCCCCTGCCCGGGCAGACATCATGCTCTTTCGTCCCCCTGGGACCTCGGACTTGGGTTTCCCTTTGGACATGACCAACGGGGCAGCCTTGGCAGCCAACAGCAATGGCATTGCAGGCAGCATGCAGCCCGAGGAGGAGGCAGCCCGGGCCGCTGGTGCAGCGATTGCGAGCCAGGCCTCCCTGCCTGTGTTACCTGGGGTGGACCGCTTGCCCATGGTGGCCGGACCCCTATCCCCCCAACTGCTGACTTCCCCATTCCCCAATGTGGCATCCAGTGCCCCTCCCCTGACTGGCAAGCGAGGCCGGGGCCGCCCAAGGAAGGCCAACCTGCTGGACTCAATGTTCGGGTCCCCAGGGGGCCTGAGGGAGGCGGGCATCCTTCCATGTGGCCTGTGTGGGAAGGTGTTCACTGATGCCAACCGGCTCCGGCAGCATGAGGCCCAGCATGGTGTCACTAGCCTCCAGCTGGGCTATATCGACCTTCCTCCACCAAGGCTGGGTGAGAATGGGCTACCCATCTCTGAGGACCCCGATGGCCCCCGAAAGAGGAGCCGGACCAGGAAGCAGGTGGCATGTGAGATCTGCGGCAAGATCTTCCGTGATGTGTACCATCTTAATCGACACAAGCTTTCCCACTCGGGGGAGAAGCCCTATTCCTGCCCAGTGTGTGGGCTGCGTTTCAAGAGAAAAGATCGCATGTCCTACCATGTGCGGTCCCACGATGGGTCGGTGGGCAAGCCCTACATCTGCCAGAGCTGTGGGAAAGGCTTCTCCAG GCCTGATCACTTGAATGGACATATCAAGCAGGTGCACACCTCTGAGCGGCCTCACAAGTGTCAG ACCTGCAATGCTTCTTTCGCCACTCGAGACCGTCTGCGCTCCCACCTGGCCTGTCATGAAGATAAGGTGCCCTGCCAGGTGTGTGGGAAGTACTTGCGGGCAGCTTACATGGCAGATCACCTGAAGAAGCACAGTGAGGGGCCCAGCAACTTCTGCAGTATCTGTAACCGAG
- the PATZ1 gene encoding POZ-, AT hook-, and zinc finger-containing protein 1 isoform X4 → MERVNDASCGPSGCYTYQVSRHSTEMLHNLNQQRKNGGRFCDVLLRVGDESFPAHRAVLAACSEYFESVFSAQLGDGGAADGGPADVGGAAAAPGGGAGGSRELEMHTISSKVFGDILDFAYTSRIVVRLESFPELMTAAKFLLMRSVIEICQEVIKQSNVQILVPPARADIMLFRPPGTSDLGFPLDMTNGAALAANSNGIAGSMQPEEEAARAAGAAIASQASLPVLPGVDRLPMVAGPLSPQLLTSPFPNVASSAPPLTGKRGRGRPRKANLLDSMFGSPGGLREAGILPCGLCGKVFTDANRLRQHEAQHGVTSLQLGYIDLPPPRLGENGLPISEDPDGPRKRSRTRKQVACEICGKIFRDVYHLNRHKLSHSGEKPYSCPVCGLRFKRKDRMSYHVRSHDGSVGKPYICQSCGKGFSRPDHLNGHIKQVHTSERPHKCQVWVGSSSGLPPLESLPSDLPSWDFAQPALWRSSHSVPDTAFSLSLKKSFPALENLGPAHSSSALFCPAPPGYLRQGWTASEGSRAFTQWPVG, encoded by the exons aTGGAGCGGGTGAACGACGCTTCCTGCGGCCCATCGGGCTGCTACACCTACCAGGTGAGCAGGCACAGCACGGAGATGCTGCACAACCTCAACCAGCAGCGCAAAAACGGCGGGCGCTTCTGCGACGTGCTCCTGCGGGTGGGCGACGAGAGCTTCCCAGCGCACCGCGCCGTGCTGGCCGCCTGCAGCGAGTACTTTGAGTCGGTGTTCAGCGCCCAGTTGGGCGACGGCGGAGCTGCAGACGGGGGTCCCGCTGACGTGGGGGGCGCAGCGGCGGCCCCAGGcggcggggctgggggcagccGGGAACTGGAGATGCACACCATCAGCTCCAAGGTGTTCGGGGACATCCTGGACTTCGCTTACACTTCCCGCATCGTGGTTCGCCTGGAGAGCTTCCCCGAGCTCATGACGGCTGCCAAGTTCCTACTGATGAGGTCGGTCATTGAGATCTGCCAGGAAGTCATCAAACAGTCTAATGTGCAGATCCTGGTGCCCCCTGCCCGGGCAGACATCATGCTCTTTCGTCCCCCTGGGACCTCGGACTTGGGTTTCCCTTTGGACATGACCAACGGGGCAGCCTTGGCAGCCAACAGCAATGGCATTGCAGGCAGCATGCAGCCCGAGGAGGAGGCAGCCCGGGCCGCTGGTGCAGCGATTGCGAGCCAGGCCTCCCTGCCTGTGTTACCTGGGGTGGACCGCTTGCCCATGGTGGCCGGACCCCTATCCCCCCAACTGCTGACTTCCCCATTCCCCAATGTGGCATCCAGTGCCCCTCCCCTGACTGGCAAGCGAGGCCGGGGCCGCCCAAGGAAGGCCAACCTGCTGGACTCAATGTTCGGGTCCCCAGGGGGCCTGAGGGAGGCGGGCATCCTTCCATGTGGCCTGTGTGGGAAGGTGTTCACTGATGCCAACCGGCTCCGGCAGCATGAGGCCCAGCATGGTGTCACTAGCCTCCAGCTGGGCTATATCGACCTTCCTCCACCAAGGCTGGGTGAGAATGGGCTACCCATCTCTGAGGACCCCGATGGCCCCCGAAAGAGGAGCCGGACCAGGAAGCAGGTGGCATGTGAGATCTGCGGCAAGATCTTCCGTGATGTGTACCATCTTAATCGACACAAGCTTTCCCACTCGGGGGAGAAGCCCTATTCCTGCCCAGTGTGTGGGCTGCGTTTCAAGAGAAAAGATCGCATGTCCTACCATGTGCGGTCCCACGATGGGTCGGTGGGCAAGCCCTACATCTGCCAGAGCTGTGGGAAAGGCTTCTCCAG GCCTGATCACTTGAATGGACATATCAAGCAGGTGCACACCTCTGAGCGGCCTCACAAGTGTCAG GTGTGGGTTGGGAGCAGCAGCGGCCTGCCGCCCCTGGAATCTCTTCCTAGCGACCTGCCATCATGGGACTTTGCCCAGCCTGCTTTGTGGAGGTCGTCCCATTCGGTTCCTGACACCGccttttccctttctctaaaaaaatCATTCCCAGCCCTCGAAAACCTGGGCCCAGCACACTCCAGCAGCGCTCTCTTCTGCCCAGCCCCGCCGGGATATCTGAGGCAGGGCTGGACTGCCTCAGAAGGCAGCCGGGCCTTTACCCAGTGGCCTGTAGGCTAG